The following proteins are co-located in the Solanum pennellii chromosome 1, SPENNV200 genome:
- the LOC107031174 gene encoding GATA transcription factor 15, with the protein MDLTDKVIGSEEVEMATPEVMISSEIEVKAAEMMISPEIKAKAAEMMISPEIEVKAAEMMISPEIKAKAPEVISSEIQMKTPEVISSEIQMKNCVNCGAMKTPLWRSGPAGPKSLCNACGIRSRKKKRDLLGLKKDDKKTKKSPANSASSSNVDKKKQKIKSAVKNADAIPIHWTELDDVEQAAFLLMCLSCSSVRA; encoded by the exons AG GTGATTGGATCCGAGGAAGTGGAGATGGCAACTCCAGAAGTGATGATTTCATCTGAAATCGAAGTGAAAGCTGCTGAAATGATGATTTCACCTGAAATCAAAGCGAAAGCTGCTGAAATGATGATTTCACCTGAAATCGAAGTGAAAGCTGCTGAAATGATGATTTCACCTGAAATCAAAGCGAAAGCTCCTGAAGTGATTTCCTCTGAAATCCAGATGAAAACTCCTGAAGTGATTTCATCTGAAATTCAGATGAAAAATTGTGTGAATTGTGGTGCTATGAAAACGCCTCTTTGGCGTAGTGGTCCTGCTGGTCCTAAG TCGCTGTGCAATGCTTGTGGGATCAGGAgcaggaagaagaagagagatcTGCTCGGGTTGAAAAAGGATGACAAAAAGACGAAGAAATCGCCTGCTAATTCTGCTAGCAGCAGCAATGTGGACAAGAAGAAGCAGAAGATAAAATCTGCAGTGAAGAATGCTGATGCAATTCCAATTCACTGGACTGAGCTTGATGATGTTGAACAAGCTGCTTTCTTGTTGATGTGTCTGTCTTGTAGCTCTGTTCGTGCTTGA